A single window of Salmo salar chromosome ssa21, Ssal_v3.1, whole genome shotgun sequence DNA harbors:
- the LOC106581802 gene encoding fidgetin encodes MITSTSIYGLKMQWTPEHAQWAEQHFDISSTTRSPAHKVEAYRGHLQRTYQYAWANDDISALTASNLLKKYAEKYSGILESPSERALLCSYSDGTPGLLNGRKSESESWQEGIYSMNCGPDVISVNKAGMTAALPPTDVSANIGSTPGVASSLNEPSYSRSNCGSHTTTSLHSGLSSQEYATGYNGSYLHSSYSGQTTPGLPSQHPSPMHSAGLIQPPPPPPTTLVPSYNVGSPNLSNYNYPPTGYPSQTVIAPGYSPGGGPPPSSYLPSSIAAPTPLPPSTLSGYTYQSHNHAPITPTPLNGSSANSLKRKAFYMTGHGDMDSSYSNFNYNQQRSSQSPMYRIPDNSISDSSRGNGFDRNADPSSLAFKPTKQAISSDQQRKFSSQSGRALTPPSYGSTKSSVGSLRSGESFGKFGSPITGEQSEEHLSHSITGSDIGRATSSSHVAEEQLKNSDANVVELVTTEILQPGPPVDWSDIAGLELAKAAIKEEILWPILRPDMFSGLPTLPRSLLLFGPQGTGRTLLGRCMASQLGAAFLQLSGSALVTKWLGEGEKIVQASFLLARCRQPSVVFISEVDMLLSAHLSEESPVNMIQSELLMQLDSVLTTAEDHVLVVCSTNKPEEIQDSLRRYFTKRLLIPLPDNTARRQIISQLLSQHNYCLSDKEVSLLVQRMEGFSGLDVAQLCQEAVVGQLHGIPASDLSVIHPSQMRPVSYQDFENVFSKFQPSISQKELDTYTEWNKMFGCSQ; translated from the coding sequence GCCTAAAGATGCAGTGGACCCCAGAGCATGCGCAGTGGGCCGAGCAGCACTTTGATATCTCCTCCACCACCCGCTCCCCTGCACACAAAGTGGAGGCCTACCGGGGGCACCTGCAGCGCACCTACCAGTATGCTTGGGCAAACGACGACATCTCTGCACTCACCGCCTCCAACCTGCTGAAGAAATACGCAGAGAAGTACTCTGGGATTTTAGAGAGTCCGAGTGAAAGAGCACTGCTCTGCTCGTATTCCGATGGCACGCCTGGACTCCTCAACGGACGTAAGTCAGAGAGTGAGTCCTGGCAGGAGGGGATTTACTCAATGAACTGCGGTCCAGATGTTATATCTGTGAACAAAGCTGGAATGACAGCTGCCCTTCCCCCTACAGACGTGTCGGCCAACATAGGTAGCACCCCAGGGGTGGCCAGCAGCCTGAACGAGCCCAGCTATTCCAGAAGTAACTGTGGGAGTCACACGACCACCAGTCTACACTCGGGCCTGTCCTCTCAGGAATACGCTACGGGCTACAATGGCTCCTACCTGCACTCTAGTTACAGCGGGCAGACCACCCCAGGCCTCCCCTCTCAACACCCTTCTCCTATGCACAGTGCTGGTCTCATacaaccccctcctccacctcccactacTCTAGTGCCCAGCTACAACGTGGGGTCTCCCAACCTCTCCAACTACAATTATCCTCCGACGGGGTATCCCTCACAGACAGTTATTGCCCCTGGCTATAGCCCTGGGGGGGGCCCACCACCCTCTTCTTATCTGCCATCCAGCATTGCAGCTCCCACACCCCTACCCCCCTCTACACTCTCTGGCTATACCTACCAGTCCCATAACCATGCACCAATTACACCAACACCTTTGAATGGCAGCTCAGCCAACTCATTGAAAAGAAAAGCTTTCTACATGACAGGGCATGGAGATATGGACTCTAGCTATAGTAATTTCAACTACAATCAACAGCGCTCCTCACAAAGCCCTATGTACAGAATACCAGACAACAGCATCTCAGACTCAAGCAGAGGGAATGGATTTGACAGGAATGCTGATCCGTCATCTTTAGCGTTTAAGCCTACAAAGCAGGCAATATCCTCAGATCAGCAAAGAAAATTTAGCAGTCAGTCTGGCAGAGCACTTACCCCTCCCTCCTATGGATCAACCAAAAGCTCTGTGGGAAGCCTGAGATCAGGTGAGTCCTTTGGAAAGTTTGGATCCCCCATCACGGGCGAGCAAAGTGAAGAGCACCTCTCCCATTCCATTACAGGTTCGGACATTGGCAGAGCTACCTCATCCAGCCACGTTGCAGAGGAGCAGCTGAAGAACAGCGATGCCAACGTGGTGGAGTTGGTCACCACAGAGATCCTTCAGCCCGGTCCCCCAGTGGACTGGAGTGACATAGCTGGTCTGGAGCTGGCCAAAGCAGCCATCAAAGAAGAGATTCTGTGGCCCATTTTGAGGCCAGACATGTTCAGTGGACTTCCCACATTACCTCGGAGCCTCCTTCTCTTCGGACCTCAGGGAACAGGCAGAACACTGCTGGGCCGCTGCATGGCCAGCCAGCTGGGGGCTGCCTTCCTGCAGCTCAGTGGCTCAGCCCTGGTGACCAAGTGGCTGGGGGAGGGCGAGAAGATTGTCCAGGCCTCCTTCCTGTTGGCCCGGTGTCGCCAGCCCTCAGTTGTGTTCATCAGTGAGGTGGACATGCTTCTATCGGCCCATCTCAGTGAGGAGAGTCCGGTGAACATGATCCAGAGCGAGCTCCTCATGCAGCTGGACAGTGTGCTGACCACAGCCGAGGACCATGTCCTAGTGGTCTGCTCCACCAATAAGCCTGAGGAGATCCAAGATTCCCTGAGGAGGTACTTCACCAAACGGCTCCTCATCCCCCTACCTGACAACACAGCACGGCGCCAGATAATCAGCCAACTACTGTCACAGCACAACTATTGCCTCAGTGACAAAGAGGTGTCACTGCTGGTCCAGCGGATGGAAGGCTTTTCAGGACTGGACGTGGCCCAGCTGTGCCAGGAGGCAGTGGTAGGACAGCTCCATGGCATCCCAGCTTCTGACCTCTCAGTCATCCATCCCAGCCAGATGAGACCAGTCTCCTACCAAgactttgaaaatgtatttagCAAATTCCAGCCCAGTATATCACAAAAAGAATTGGATACATACACCGAATGGAATAAAATGTTTGGTTGTAGTCAATGA